GACTTCACCCGCTACTCGTTCCGCAGACACGGCGACTTCACCACCCTCGCCGACGAACTCCACGCCATCGACCACTACCTGGCACTGGTCCGGGCCCGCTTCGGCGACCGGCTCTCGGTCACGCTCCAGATAGCCCCCGAGGTCCTGCCGGTCACCCTGCCCTTCCTGTGCCTCCAGCCCCTCGTGGAGAACGCGGTGAAGCACGGCCTCGAAGGCCGTTCCGTGACCGCCGCGGGCAAGAGCCACATCAGCATCACCGCGCAGGACGCCGGAGCCGAGGCGCTCGTCGTCATCGAGGACGACGGCGTCGGCATGGAACCCGACGTGCTCCGCCGCATCCTCGCCGGCGAGACCAGCCCCTCCGGCGGCATAGGCCTCAGCAACGTCGACGAGCGGCTCCGCCAGGTGTACGGCGACGACCACGGCCTGGTCATCGAGACCGCGGTGGGCGCGGGCATGAAGATCACCGCCCGGCTGCCCAAATACCAGCCGGGCGTACACCCGGACGGGGGAATACCCCGGACCTGAGGATCACCGCGGCTCGACCCATGGGTTGAGCCGACGGCTGCGCCTCAGGTGCGCGACGCCACCATGCCCAGCGTCAGCAGGCCCAGGACGACCCAGCCGAACCACAGCCAGCCGTTGCTGCCGAGGGTCACCGAGTAGGCAGTCACCATGACCAGCCCACCGACGGTGAGCACCCCCATGGCCTTCGTCGAACCGGGCATCGCGACACCCTTTCTCAGGTCCTCAGGCTTCTTCTCCCTCCATGGTGCCCCCAGTGGCGGAAATGACAGTGCAGACGACGAAATGTGCTCCCTTTTTCCAGCCGTCCTCGCTGACCCAGAAACCGGTGCCGGTCCGGCCGGGCTCATAGCCGTACTGCTGCGGCGGCAGGTTCTTCTTGCAGGCGGCGCGAGCCTGCTCCTGGGCATCGCCGTAGGTGGTGCCGGGACTCATCTCGTGGAACCCGAGCACCTTCTCGTCGTGACGCTCCTGGCAGGAGACCAGCCGGATCTTGTTGCTGGAGATCGTGTCGAGGCAGTCCTGCTTCTGCAGGGTGGCCACGTCGACGAGCACCGTCTCACCCACCGTCCGGTACTCACCGATCGGCCCGTACACCGGCCTGCGCTCGCCCAGCAGCAGACAGGCGACCCGATGCCCGGCCGCGTCGAAACCGTCGTCGGTCGGCACCACGGCGTGGGAGCGGACGTCCACGAGCCTCTCCCGGGCCTCCACCGTGAGCTGCTCGCACCGGGCCGCTCCGCCCGTGCGGGCGTCCTCGGCGGACGACGCCTCGTAGGAGGCCATCACCTGTCCGTCCATCGAGGGCCCCGCGCACCCGGGCACGATCCGAAGCCCGGCCGCGTCCGCGAAGGGGGTGTCGGTCCAGGTGACGTCGACGCAGTCGCCGTCCTTCAGCGGCTCGGTCAGCCCCACGGTCCTGCCGTACGGCAGCGCCGCGCTCCCGCTGCCTCCGCCGCCGAGGCCGTCCGTCAGCTCCTTCATGGTGCCCACGGCGTACCAGGTCCCGCCGACGACCAGAGCGAGACCGAGGGTGGTGGCCACGCCGGCGAGCAGGGCCCGGCTGCGGTGCCGACGGTGATGTCCACCGGCGCCCGCCGCTCGGTGCTCCGCCGGGGACCAGCCGTCCGCGGGTCCCTGTGCTTCTCGGGCCCCCTCTCCTCCGGGCTCGCCGTGTCCACCGTGTCCACCGTGTCCACCGTGTCCACCGTGTGCGCTGTGCCCAGCCGACGGCGCGTACCACGGTGTCTCGTGCGCGTCCGGCGGGACGAGGGGGTGTTCGTAATCCGCAGTGTGCGTCGGCTCGCTCGCCCACTGCGGTTGCGAGCCGAGGTCGGGCGCGGTGTGGGGGTGGGCCTGGGGGGTGACGATCGCGGAGAGCGCCGCCTCGGTCTCGGCGGCGGTGATCCGGCGTCCGGGGTCCTTGGTGAGCATGGCGGCCAGCACCGGTTCCAGCGCACCCGCCCGCAGCATGGGACGCGGCTGCTCCAGAACCACGGCGGTGAGCGCCGCGATCTCCGAGTCGCGGTCGAAGGGCCCGTACCCCTCGACGGCGTGGTAGAGCGTGCAGCCCAGCGAGAACAGGTCGGACGCGGCGGTCGGCGGCCCGCCCTGCGCCCGCTCGGGTGCCAGATACCCGGCGGTCCCGACCAGGACATGGGTCCTGGTGTACCGGGTCTCCTGGGTGTCGGGCTGGACGGAGATGCCGTAGTCGGTGAGGAGGACACGTGCGTACGGCGATCCGGTGCGGTCCGGTGCGAGCAGGATGTTGGCCGGCTTGACGTCCCGGTGCATGACGCCGCGTTCGTGCCCGGCGGTCAGCGCGTCCAGCACGGCGAGACCGATCCGGGCGCACTCGGCGGGTGCGAGGGCGCCGCGCAGCGTTACCAACGCCTTCAGGTCGAGAGCGCCCGGCACGTACTCCATGACGATCCACGGCAGCGCGTCGTGTTCCAGGACGTCGTGCACGGTGACCACATTCGGGTGGTCGCGCAGTCCGGCGGCGTGCCGGGCCTCCGCGCGGGCGCGGGCCACCCGGGCGGCGCGTTCCTGCTCGGCCTCGCCCGGATGGCGGAACACGATCTCCTTGAGCGCCACCTCGCAGTCCAGCTGACGGTCGTGCGCCAGCCAGACATGGCCCATGCCGCCGCTGCCCAGCCGGTTCAGCAGGAGATAGCGGTCGGCGATGACCCGGCCGGCTCCCGAATGCGGTGCTCCTGACTGCAACGGTCACTCCCAGGGTTCAGATCCACATGAACCGGGCCGGTTCCTGGACGGGTGCGCCCGGTGCCCCCGAATCGCTCGGATTCCCCGGACTCCCCGGGTCGTCGGACGGCGGATCCCCGGTTGGGTCGGGAGCGCTCGTGGGGAGGTCGGGGGGCGGGCCGCTCTCCTCCGGCGGAGTCGGATCGGGGTCGGGAGTGGTCGGCGGCCTGGTCGATCGCGTGGGGCTGGAGGGTGCCGAGGGCACGGTGGATGTGGGAGCGGAGGTGGGGGTGGGGTTCGGTGAAGGCCGCTCGGAGGACTGGGAGGGTGACGGTGTGAGGGACGTACCACCCGTGGGCGGGGGAGTGGTGGATTCCGTGGGCGACGACACGTCGTCCGTGGGGGAGGAGCCTTCGTCCGAGGGTGTCGTGCCCGGGTCCGTCGGCGTCGAACTGTCCTGAGTCGGCGATCCGCCCGACGAGGAACCGTCCGAGGACGAACCGCCCGGGTCCGAGGGCTCTGTCGGCCCCGGATCCGTGCCCGTGGACCCGCCGTCCGAGTCCGATCCGCCGTCCGAGTCCGACCCGCCGCCCGGTACCGAGCCGCCGTCCGAGCCCGATCCGTCGGTGCCGTTCGCGGAAGTGCTGCCCGGCCACTCCACGTGCAGCGCCACCGCGTCGCCGAACTGCAGCTCGGCGCCCGGCCCGGGACTCGACCCGGTCACCGGCGCGTCACCCGGCGGCATCTCGGCGCCCTCGACCGTCACCGCCAGGCCCTTCTCCGCCATGGCCGCGCTCGCCTCGCCGAAGGTCATCCCCCGTACCTTCGGCACGGCCTGCCGCGCACGCGTGTCGAACGTCGTGTCGGACTCGCCCGTGGTGCCGACCTCCCGGTTGATGCCCCGGTCCGGGTCCTCGACGTCGACGAGCTTGATCTCCTTCAGCTGCTGGGGCGCGGGCTTGACGACGACCAGCGAGGCCTTGTCGTAGTTCTCCCACTTCTCGTTGTCGCCCGTGAACTCCACCTTGATCCGGTGCGGGTCCGCGGCGAACGAGCGCAGCGGATTTCCGCAGCTGCACTTGACGGCCGGCAGCCCCTGGTCGTCCACCAATGCCGCGATCCCGGCTTCCAGCAGCGCGTCGAAGGGGACGGCCCTGCCCTTCTTGTAGTCGTGGTTCTTCACGAGGGTGTCGTGGCGCAGAAGAACAGGCGTGAGGTCGTCGAGATAATCCGGGATGCGGTCGACCCCGACCCCGACGATCCGGGCCCATTCCTGAGCCTTTTTCGTGTTCTCGGGTGCGGTGAGGAAATCCTCCAGCTTGCCGACGTCGCAGATCTTCGGTTTCCGTGAGCCCCCGTACAGGCCGGGGGTGCTGCCCTGCTGGAGACCGCTGTGCGGCTCCAGTGACCGCAGGTCGGGCTGGTCCCGGCCGAGCCGCTCGCCCTCGTCGAAGAAGGGGGCGAGGGACGGTACCCCTGCGGCCACCGCCGTCACCGCGAGCAGTGACGGGGCCGACTCGCCGCAGCCGCTGAGAACCAGTACGCCCACCAATAGCAAACATGTTCGCAAGCGCGCGCGAATTGTCATGACCGCTCCCCCCGCGGTTTCCCCCGTCACCCCGCAGAGGATATGCGGGGCTCACGCATCATGCTACTGAAGGGCAAAGCCTTTCCGCCAAGAGAAAAGGAAAGGGGCACGGTTGTGTGGCCAAAGAAAAAAATGGGGACACGACCGACAAGAAAAAGAAATGGGGCTCAGCGACTACGTGCGTCGAGTGAGGCGAGGTAGGCGTTGTACGCCTCCAGTTCCTTGTCGCCGTCCCGGTCGGCCGCCCGGTCCGTGCGCCGGGCCTGCCGCTGCTCGGAGTTGTACCACTGGAAGAGCAGCGCCAGCAGCACGAGCACCGAGGGGATCTCGCTGAAGGCCCAGGCGATGCCGCCGGCCGCGTTCTGGTCGGCGAGCGCGTCGATGCCGAGCGAGGCGGGCGGGTTCTCGTACGTCTTGACCATCGGGGCGGACGCCATCATCAGCGCGATGCCGAAGAAGGCGTGGAAAGGCATGCCCGCGAACAGCTCCAGCATCCGCATCAGATACCCGGGCCGGTGCGGGCCCGGGTCCACGCCCATGATCGGCCAGAAGAAGAACAGCCCGACCAGCAGGAAGTGCGTCATCATCACGATGTGTCCCGGCGTCGACCCCATCAGGAAGTCGAACAACGGCGTGAAGTACAGCCCGTACAGGCTCGCGATGAACATCGGGATCGTGAACGCCGGATGCGTGACGATCTTCATGTACCAGCTGTGCAGGAACATCAGCAGCAGCTCGCGCGGTCCCTTGCGTCCCTTCCCCGCCACCGGCAGCGCCCGCAGCGCCAGGGTGACCGGCGCCCCCAGCAGCAGCATGATCGGCGCCAGCATGCTGATCACCATGTGCTGCACCATGTGCACGCTGAACATGACCATGCCGTAGTCGTTCAGCCCGGTGCACGTCACCAGCATCACCAGCAGCACACCCACGACGAACGCGATCGTCCGCCCCACCGGCCACTTGTCCCCGCGGCGCACGAGCCGTACGACTCCCCAGGCGTAGAGCCCGAGGCCCACCAGGCACGCGATCAGGAAGAACGGATCCGCCGACCACGAGAGCCCTCGCCCGAGAGTGAAGGGCAAAAGCCCCGTCCCATGCCCGCTGTGATCCATCCGCCGGCTCCTGTTTCGTGGGGGTTGAGCGCTGTACGTCCGCCCCAAGACTAGAACCGCCCCCGGTCACGATCATGACCGGGGGCAGAGCAGCCGACCTCAGGGGCGCGGGGAACTGCGCGACCAGCCACGAACCACCCGCAGCCGACGAACCACCTGCTGAACCGAGCTCCTAGTCGGAACTCAAAGCACACACTCCGCTTCCGCGTACCGATCCTCCGGCACCGTCTTCAACGTCTCCACCGCCTCCGCGAGCGGCACCATCACGATGTCGGTCCCCCGCAGCGCGGTCATGTGCCCGAACTCACCCCGGTGCACGGCCTCCACCGCGTGCCAGCCGAACCGGGTCGCCAGCACCCGGTCGTACGCGGTCGGCGTACCACCCCGCTGCACATGCCCGAGGATCACCGGCCGCGCCTCCTTCCCGAGGCGCTGCTCCAGCTCGATCGACAGCTGCCGCGCGATCCCGGCGAACCGCTCGTGCCCGTAGATGTCCTTGCCGCCCTCGTCGAAGTCCATCGACCCGGCCTTCGGCTTCGCACCCTCCGCGGCGACGACGATCGCGAACCGCTTGCCCGCCGAGAACCGCTCGGCGACCTTCGTGCTCAACTCCTCGATGTCGAAGGGCCGCTCCGGTACGACGATGGCGTGCGCCCCGGCCGCCATGCCGGAGTGCAGCGCGATCCAGCCGGTGTGGCGGCCCATGACCTCCACGACCAGGACCCGCTGGTGGGACTCGGCGGTGGTCTTCAGCCGGTCCAGGGCCTCCGTCGCGACCCCCACGGCCGTGTCGAAGCCGAACGTGACGTCCGTGACCGCGATGTCGTTGTCGATGGTCTTCGGCACGCCCACGACCGGCAGGCCGCTGTCCGACATCAGCCGGGCCGCCTTCAGTGTGCCCTCACCACCGATGGGGATGATCGCGTCCAGCCCGAGTTCCTCGACGTGGCCCTTCGCCCGCGCCACCCCGTCCCGCAGGTGCGAGGGCTGGACCCGGGAGGAACCGAGGATCGTGCCGCCGCGGGCCAGGATGCCCGCCACGGCGTCCAGGTCGAGCTTGAGGTAGTCGCAGTCCAGGAGACCTTTCCAGCCGTCCCGGAAGCCGATGACCTCGTCGCCGTGGTCGACGACGGCGCGGTGCACGACGGACCGGATGACGGCGTTCAGTCCAGGACAGTCGCCGCCGGACGTGAGGACACCAATGCGCATAGCCCGAATACCTTCTCGACGTGGGCCGGGGGCCGGACCACGCTGTCCGGCTGGAATCCCCGCCACCCTACCGGCGGCAGGGGGCGGGGCCGTAGCGGGCGTCCGCCTGCTGGACGGCCCCGCACAGGTGAGCGGAGGCCTGGTCAGACGGGCTTTCACAGGTGAGCGAGGGCCACTACGGATGG
The DNA window shown above is from Streptomyces akebiae and carries:
- a CDS encoding serine/threonine-protein kinase, with product MQSGAPHSGAGRVIADRYLLLNRLGSGGMGHVWLAHDRQLDCEVALKEIVFRHPGEAEQERAARVARARAEARHAAGLRDHPNVVTVHDVLEHDALPWIVMEYVPGALDLKALVTLRGALAPAECARIGLAVLDALTAGHERGVMHRDVKPANILLAPDRTGSPYARVLLTDYGISVQPDTQETRYTRTHVLVGTAGYLAPERAQGGPPTAASDLFSLGCTLYHAVEGYGPFDRDSEIAALTAVVLEQPRPMLRAGALEPVLAAMLTKDPGRRITAAETEAALSAIVTPQAHPHTAPDLGSQPQWASEPTHTADYEHPLVPPDAHETPWYAPSAGHSAHGGHGGHGGHGGHGEPGGEGAREAQGPADGWSPAEHRAAGAGGHHRRHRSRALLAGVATTLGLALVVGGTWYAVGTMKELTDGLGGGGSGSAALPYGRTVGLTEPLKDGDCVDVTWTDTPFADAAGLRIVPGCAGPSMDGQVMASYEASSAEDARTGGAARCEQLTVEARERLVDVRSHAVVPTDDGFDAAGHRVACLLLGERRPVYGPIGEYRTVGETVLVDVATLQKQDCLDTISSNKIRLVSCQERHDEKVLGFHEMSPGTTYGDAQEQARAACKKNLPPQQYGYEPGRTGTGFWVSEDGWKKGAHFVVCTVISATGGTMEGEEA
- a CDS encoding DUF6777 domain-containing protein, with product MGVLVLSGCGESAPSLLAVTAVAAGVPSLAPFFDEGERLGRDQPDLRSLEPHSGLQQGSTPGLYGGSRKPKICDVGKLEDFLTAPENTKKAQEWARIVGVGVDRIPDYLDDLTPVLLRHDTLVKNHDYKKGRAVPFDALLEAGIAALVDDQGLPAVKCSCGNPLRSFAADPHRIKVEFTGDNEKWENYDKASLVVVKPAPQQLKEIKLVDVEDPDRGINREVGTTGESDTTFDTRARQAVPKVRGMTFGEASAAMAEKGLAVTVEGAEMPPGDAPVTGSSPGPGAELQFGDAVALHVEWPGSTSANGTDGSGSDGGSVPGGGSDSDGGSDSDGGSTGTDPGPTEPSDPGGSSSDGSSSGGSPTQDSSTPTDPGTTPSDEGSSPTDDVSSPTESTTPPPTGGTSLTPSPSQSSERPSPNPTPTSAPTSTVPSAPSSPTRSTRPPTTPDPDPTPPEESGPPPDLPTSAPDPTGDPPSDDPGSPGNPSDSGAPGAPVQEPARFMWI
- a CDS encoding cytochrome c oxidase assembly protein, encoding MDHSGHGTGLLPFTLGRGLSWSADPFFLIACLVGLGLYAWGVVRLVRRGDKWPVGRTIAFVVGVLLVMLVTCTGLNDYGMVMFSVHMVQHMVISMLAPIMLLLGAPVTLALRALPVAGKGRKGPRELLLMFLHSWYMKIVTHPAFTIPMFIASLYGLYFTPLFDFLMGSTPGHIVMMTHFLLVGLFFFWPIMGVDPGPHRPGYLMRMLELFAGMPFHAFFGIALMMASAPMVKTYENPPASLGIDALADQNAAGGIAWAFSEIPSVLVLLALLFQWYNSEQRQARRTDRAADRDGDKELEAYNAYLASLDARSR
- a CDS encoding 6-phosphofructokinase gives rise to the protein MRIGVLTSGGDCPGLNAVIRSVVHRAVVDHGDEVIGFRDGWKGLLDCDYLKLDLDAVAGILARGGTILGSSRVQPSHLRDGVARAKGHVEELGLDAIIPIGGEGTLKAARLMSDSGLPVVGVPKTIDNDIAVTDVTFGFDTAVGVATEALDRLKTTAESHQRVLVVEVMGRHTGWIALHSGMAAGAHAIVVPERPFDIEELSTKVAERFSAGKRFAIVVAAEGAKPKAGSMDFDEGGKDIYGHERFAGIARQLSIELEQRLGKEARPVILGHVQRGGTPTAYDRVLATRFGWHAVEAVHRGEFGHMTALRGTDIVMVPLAEAVETLKTVPEDRYAEAECVL